A DNA window from Aureibaculum sp. 2308TA14-22 contains the following coding sequences:
- a CDS encoding YraN family protein: protein MANHNELGRKGEELAIAYLKKNGYKIRDINYRYLKAEIDIVAQKEDVLAIVEVKTRSTRDFGLPQDFVSNKKIKLLVMAADHYVISKDLDVNVRFDIIAIVNNNNKFEIEHLENAFYHF, encoded by the coding sequence ATGGCTAATCACAACGAATTAGGAAGGAAAGGAGAAGAGTTAGCGATTGCTTACTTAAAGAAAAATGGTTATAAAATTCGTGATATTAATTACAGGTATTTAAAAGCAGAAATAGACATAGTTGCACAAAAAGAGGATGTCTTAGCTATTGTTGAGGTAAAAACACGTTCTACTCGAGATTTTGGATTACCGCAAGATTTTGTAAGTAATAAGAAAATTAAATTATTGGTTATGGCAGCAGACCATTATGTAATTTCTAAAGATTTAGACGTAAATGTGCGGTTTGATATCATTGCTATTGTAAATAACAACAACAAATTTGAAATTGAGCACTTAGAAAATGCTTTTTATCATTTTTGA
- the metG gene encoding methionine--tRNA ligase: protein MSTRKRYTITAALPYTNGPVHIGHLAGVYVPADIYARYQRLLGHDVLYICGSDEHGVPITIKAKKEGITPQKVVDKYHEMIKKSFAEFGISFDNYSRTSAKVHHDMASEFFKKLYKDGKFIEETNAQLYDADANHFLADRFVIGTCPKCGFEESYGDQCENCGTSHNATDLINPKSAITGNTPTLKETKHWFLPLDDYQDWLRSWIVEGHAQDWKPNVLGQVKSWLDDGLRPRAVTRDLDWGIPVPVDGGEGKVLYVWFDAPIGYISSTKEWAERTGKDWQPYWKDKDTKLLHFIGKDNIVFHCIIFPSMLKAEGSYILPENVPANEFLNLEGNKLSTSKNWAVWLHEYLEEFPDKQDVLRYTLTANAPETKDNDFTWKDFQARNNNELVAIFGNFINRVVVLTHKYYDGQVPAAGKFSEVDEDTLMMLKKYPQIISKSIERYRFREAQMELMNLARLGNKYLADEEPWKVIKQDEERVKTIMFVALQIATGLAVLSEPFLPFTSNRLKAILNVTSSTSTPLGTGSEEMFWKDVSKKEVLLPTGHQIGKAELLFNKVEDAEIQKQLDKLAASKKANEQENKAVEPQKDTIAFEDFTKLDIRIGTILEAVKVPKTKKLLKLKVDVGIDVRTIVSGIAESFSPEEVIGQKVTVLTNLAPRTIRGVESQGMILMCDTPDGKLSFIEHDGEVENGGKVS from the coding sequence ATGAGCACACGCAAAAGATACACCATTACCGCAGCATTACCTTACACAAACGGCCCTGTCCATATTGGTCATTTGGCGGGTGTTTATGTACCAGCAGATATTTATGCACGTTACCAACGTTTGCTAGGTCATGATGTGCTTTACATTTGTGGATCAGATGAGCACGGTGTACCCATTACCATAAAAGCAAAAAAAGAAGGCATAACGCCGCAAAAAGTGGTTGATAAATACCATGAGATGATTAAAAAATCATTCGCGGAATTTGGAATTTCATTCGATAACTATTCACGTACTTCTGCTAAAGTACATCATGATATGGCTTCTGAATTTTTTAAAAAATTATATAAAGACGGAAAATTCATAGAGGAAACCAATGCTCAATTGTATGATGCCGATGCCAACCATTTTTTGGCGGATAGATTTGTTATAGGTACATGCCCAAAATGTGGATTTGAAGAGAGTTATGGAGACCAATGCGAAAATTGTGGAACAAGCCATAATGCGACAGATTTGATAAATCCAAAATCGGCAATTACCGGAAATACGCCTACGTTAAAGGAAACCAAACATTGGTTTTTGCCGTTGGACGACTATCAAGATTGGTTACGAAGCTGGATTGTTGAAGGACATGCCCAGGACTGGAAACCTAATGTATTAGGGCAAGTAAAATCATGGTTAGATGACGGATTGCGACCCAGAGCGGTTACCCGTGATTTGGATTGGGGAATTCCCGTACCAGTTGATGGTGGCGAAGGTAAAGTGCTTTATGTTTGGTTTGATGCCCCTATTGGATATATCTCATCCACCAAAGAATGGGCAGAACGAACAGGCAAGGATTGGCAACCGTATTGGAAAGATAAAGACACTAAATTATTACATTTTATTGGCAAGGATAATATTGTGTTTCACTGTATTATTTTTCCGAGCATGCTCAAGGCGGAAGGTTCTTATATTTTACCTGAAAATGTCCCAGCAAATGAGTTTTTAAACTTAGAAGGAAATAAACTTTCTACCTCAAAAAATTGGGCGGTTTGGTTACACGAATATTTAGAAGAGTTTCCTGACAAGCAAGATGTATTGCGTTATACATTAACCGCAAATGCCCCAGAAACTAAAGATAATGACTTTACTTGGAAAGATTTTCAAGCAAGGAACAACAATGAACTGGTTGCCATTTTTGGAAATTTTATAAACCGTGTTGTGGTGTTAACCCATAAATATTATGATGGACAAGTACCAGCGGCAGGAAAATTCTCGGAAGTTGATGAGGATACGCTAATGATGCTAAAAAAATATCCGCAAATCATATCAAAATCAATTGAAAGATACCGCTTTCGTGAAGCTCAAATGGAATTGATGAATTTGGCTCGTTTGGGTAATAAATATTTGGCGGATGAAGAACCTTGGAAAGTCATCAAACAAGATGAAGAACGTGTAAAAACGATTATGTTTGTTGCACTTCAAATTGCAACAGGATTGGCCGTTCTATCTGAACCGTTTTTGCCTTTTACTTCCAATAGATTGAAAGCTATACTGAATGTCACATCGAGCACCTCGACTCCGCTCGGCACAGGCTCCGAAGAGATGTTTTGGAAAGATGTTTCTAAAAAAGAAGTTCTTCTTCCAACGGGTCACCAAATAGGCAAAGCGGAATTATTATTCAACAAAGTTGAAGATGCTGAAATTCAAAAACAGTTGGACAAACTAGCTGCTTCCAAAAAAGCTAATGAACAAGAAAATAAAGCCGTTGAACCTCAAAAAGATACGATAGCCTTTGAGGATTTTACCAAATTAGACATTAGAATTGGCACAATTTTAGAAGCTGTAAAAGTCCCGAAAACAAAAAAACTGTTAAAATTAAAAGTAGATGTTGGCATAGATGTGCGTACCATAGTTTCGGGCATTGCAGAGAGTTTTAGCCCCGAGGAAGTTATTGGACAGAAAGTTACGGTATTGACCAATTTAGCTCCAAGAACCATTCGTGGTGTAGAAAGTCAAGGTATGATTTTAATGTGCGATACACCTGATGGAAAGTTAAGTTTTATCGAGCATGATGGAGAGGTTGAGAATGGTGGGAAAGTTAGTTAG
- a CDS encoding metal-dependent transcriptional regulator produces the protein MLSQAEENYVKAIYALENDTTTSVSTNLIAEQMHTKASSVTDMIKKLSEKRLVAYKKYQGVQLSDKGKNVATSIVRKHRLWECFLVEKLNFSWDEVHDIAEQLEHIQSEEMIDRLDAYLDYPSVDPHGDPIPDKDGNITKRKKIQLSKLKENQESVLLGVKDSSDEFLRYLDKKKIAIGNKIKVISIESFDKSMQIIMNNKELTITEAVAQNLFVQE, from the coding sequence ATGTTATCGCAAGCAGAAGAAAATTATGTAAAGGCAATTTATGCGTTGGAAAATGATACTACAACTAGTGTCAGTACTAATTTAATTGCTGAACAGATGCATACCAAGGCATCTTCAGTAACAGATATGATTAAAAAATTATCGGAGAAAAGATTGGTAGCCTACAAAAAGTATCAAGGCGTTCAACTTTCTGATAAAGGTAAAAATGTAGCGACTTCAATCGTCAGAAAACATCGTTTATGGGAATGTTTTTTGGTTGAAAAATTAAACTTCTCTTGGGATGAAGTCCATGATATTGCAGAGCAATTAGAACACATACAATCGGAAGAAATGATAGATAGATTAGATGCTTACCTAGACTATCCGAGTGTTGATCCGCACGGAGATCCAATTCCCGACAAGGATGGTAACATAACTAAAAGAAAGAAAATTCAACTTTCTAAATTGAAAGAAAACCAAGAAAGTGTTTTGCTGGGGGTTAAAGACTCCTCGGATGAGTTCTTAAGGTATTTAGACAAAAAGAAAATAGCCATTGGCAATAAAATTAAAGTGATAAGTATTGAATCGTTTGATAAATCAATGCAAATTATAATGAATAACAAAGAGTTAACTATTACTGAAGCGGTTGCCCAAAATTTATTTGTACAAGAATAG
- a CDS encoding TlpA family protein disulfide reductase produces the protein MLKKFLLLILLTTTFINAQHTLNGKMHPKGDYEWMILYHMQGAKQNYIANADITAGEFSFNLADSLDVGVYRLVYDLQNQLFVDVIYNNEDISFTFNPNNPNREIEFTTSEENKLYYNYLNSTAVPQYQLDSLQVAYFNASDKVKISSLYQKKQTDLSNIQQQFEEKSKGKLANHFIKASSRFNAEKPIEKPADYLKSTKTHFFDTIDFNNETLLNSTFITDKINDYIFYLNASEDTNVNTQLKKEAITTVMIKIGNNYNLAKDIQEVLLYNFTQQQNVPVVKFILENYYSKLPPQYQDLDFKKDVEAKIKTALGNKVPNIKWADDNLYNLSGFDNYVIVFWSSQCGHCLKEIPVLYESLKDKTNTKVIAFGMEEEVSKPIWEKLILNYPAFINVYGANKWQNKVAQEFGINSTPTYFILDADKKIIGKPNDVEEVKVFFEEK, from the coding sequence ATGCTAAAGAAATTCCTACTTTTAATTTTACTGACAACCACTTTTATAAATGCCCAACATACCCTTAACGGTAAAATGCACCCCAAAGGAGATTATGAGTGGATGATTTTATACCATATGCAGGGAGCAAAACAAAATTATATCGCCAATGCGGATATTACTGCGGGTGAGTTTTCTTTTAACTTGGCAGATAGTTTGGATGTTGGGGTTTATCGTCTCGTTTACGATTTGCAAAACCAGCTTTTTGTGGATGTAATTTACAATAACGAGGATATATCTTTTACGTTTAATCCCAATAACCCCAATCGGGAAATTGAATTTACAACTTCTGAAGAAAACAAGTTGTATTACAACTATTTAAATAGCACCGCCGTTCCGCAATATCAATTGGATTCCTTGCAAGTGGCATATTTTAACGCATCCGATAAGGTTAAAATCAGTTCGCTCTATCAAAAAAAACAGACTGACCTATCCAACATCCAACAGCAATTTGAGGAAAAATCAAAAGGAAAACTTGCTAATCATTTTATAAAAGCCAGTAGCAGGTTTAATGCCGAAAAGCCCATTGAAAAACCCGCAGATTATCTAAAAAGTACAAAAACCCATTTTTTTGATACTATAGATTTTAACAATGAAACACTATTAAATTCTACCTTTATTACCGATAAAATAAACGACTATATTTTTTACCTTAATGCCTCTGAAGATACAAATGTTAATACGCAACTTAAAAAAGAAGCCATTACAACCGTAATGATAAAAATTGGTAATAATTACAATTTGGCAAAAGATATTCAAGAAGTATTGCTGTACAATTTTACCCAACAACAAAATGTACCTGTTGTAAAATTTATTTTAGAGAACTACTATTCCAAATTACCACCTCAATATCAAGATTTAGATTTTAAAAAAGATGTTGAAGCTAAAATAAAAACCGCTTTGGGTAACAAAGTTCCAAATATTAAATGGGCAGATGACAACCTTTACAACCTATCGGGTTTCGACAATTATGTAATCGTGTTTTGGAGTTCGCAATGTGGGCATTGCCTTAAAGAAATCCCTGTTTTATATGAATCTTTAAAAGATAAAACGAATACAAAAGTTATTGCATTTGGGATGGAAGAAGAAGTTAGCAAACCTATTTGGGAAAAATTAATTTTAAACTATCCTGCTTTTATTAATGTTTACGGAGCTAATAAATGGCAAAATAAAGTTGCACAAGAATTTGGTATTAACTCTACACCCACTTATTTTATATTAGATGCTGATAAAAAAATTATTGGAAAACCCAATGATGTTGAGGAAGTGAAAGTATTTTTTGAGGAAAAATAA
- the mfd gene encoding transcription-repair coupling factor has translation MSKQAIVKLYEQSDNVKQIATLLQQENQKLFLSHLAGSSLSFVISNSFSVVEKPYLLIFNDKEEAAYYLNDLEQLLGDKNVLFYPGSYRRPYQIEETDNANILLRSEVLNRINSRKKPAVIVTYPNALFEKVVTKSELDRNTLKLSVGMSISLDFVNEMLFEYHFNRVDFVTEPGEFAVRGGIVDVFSFSNDEPYRIEFFGDEVDSIRTFDVETQLSLERLKKISILPNVENKKLQEKRESFLKYISSKTIVFAKNTDLIFDTLNGLFEKAKTEFSEQKQTLKLAEPKELFCDGDLIKNQLEGFSLVAFDKKRHAVPKAFGIVSASHNDVEISFQVKHQPSFNKQFNLLIDNLNQNTKNGFTNYLFCANEKQAQRFHDIFKDIDENVKYETLVFPIYQGFVDSDLKIACYTDHQIFERYHKFRLKSGFSKKQAITLKELTNLEIGDYVTHMDHGIGKFGGLQKIDVEGKKQEAIKLVYGDRDVLYISIHSLHKINKFNGKEGKAPKIYKLGSGAWKKLKQKTKTRVKQIAYDLIQLYAKRKLQKGFQSKPDSYIQLELESSFMYEDTPDQLTATQDVKSDMESKQPMDRLVCGDVGFGKTEVAIRAAFKAVDNGKQVAVLVPTTILAFQHFRTFTERLIDFPVVIDYMNRFRTTKQRNEIIKGLEAGKIDIVIGTHQLVNKKVKFNDLGLLIVDEEQKFGVGVKDKLKTIKANVDTLTLTATPIPRTLQFSLMAARDLSVISTPPPNRHPIETHVIRFSEETIRDAIQYEISRGGQVFFIHNRIENIKEVAGLIQRLLPDAKVAIGHGQMDGKKLEQLMLSFINNEFDVLVSTTIVESGLDVPNANTIFINNANNFGLSDLHQMRGRVGRSNKKAFCYFITPPYHMMTDDARKRIQALEVFSDLGSGLNIAMKDLEIRGAGDLLGGEQSGFINDIGFDTYQKILNEAIEELKENEFKELYKDSSDKPKTFVKDIQIDTDFELLFPDDYINSITERLNLYKELNELKTEEELKTFEKQLIDRFGELPVQAEDLLNSIRVKWLAKNIGFERLILKKGKMIGYFISDNQSSYYQTETFTKVLQFVQQNTASCTMKEKETRSGLRLLLTFPKINSIEKALESLSKI, from the coding sequence TTGAGCAAACAAGCCATTGTTAAACTTTATGAGCAATCCGATAACGTAAAGCAGATTGCAACACTACTTCAGCAAGAAAACCAAAAGCTATTTTTATCGCATTTGGCTGGATCTTCATTGTCTTTTGTTATCTCGAACTCGTTTTCTGTTGTTGAAAAACCTTATTTGCTCATTTTTAATGATAAAGAAGAAGCTGCTTATTACTTAAATGATTTAGAACAACTTTTGGGTGATAAAAATGTACTTTTTTATCCGGGTTCTTACCGAAGACCATATCAAATAGAGGAAACTGATAATGCAAATATTTTATTGCGTTCGGAAGTGCTAAACCGCATTAATTCTCGGAAAAAACCAGCTGTAATTGTAACCTATCCTAATGCTCTTTTTGAAAAAGTGGTTACCAAAAGCGAGTTGGACAGAAATACGTTAAAATTGAGTGTCGGGATGTCAATTTCACTCGATTTTGTAAACGAAATGCTCTTTGAATATCATTTTAATCGTGTTGATTTTGTAACTGAACCCGGAGAATTTGCAGTAAGGGGCGGTATTGTGGATGTTTTTTCTTTTTCCAATGATGAACCTTATCGGATAGAATTTTTTGGAGATGAAGTAGATAGCATTAGAACTTTTGATGTTGAAACACAATTATCCCTAGAAAGGTTAAAAAAAATAAGCATTCTGCCCAATGTTGAAAACAAAAAACTTCAAGAAAAACGTGAAAGTTTTCTAAAATATATTTCTAGTAAAACTATTGTTTTTGCGAAAAACACAGACTTAATTTTTGACACCTTAAACGGATTATTTGAAAAAGCAAAAACAGAATTTTCTGAACAAAAACAGACCCTAAAATTAGCTGAACCTAAAGAACTGTTTTGTGATGGTGATTTGATAAAAAATCAACTTGAGGGTTTTAGTTTGGTTGCTTTTGACAAAAAGCGTCATGCTGTCCCGAAAGCTTTCGGGATTGTTTCAGCATCTCATAACGATGTTGAAATTTCATTTCAAGTCAAACACCAACCATCCTTTAACAAACAGTTCAATCTGCTAATCGACAATCTCAACCAAAACACGAAAAATGGCTTCACAAACTACTTGTTTTGTGCCAACGAAAAACAGGCTCAACGTTTTCATGATATCTTTAAAGATATTGATGAAAATGTGAAATATGAAACCTTAGTTTTTCCCATCTATCAAGGTTTTGTAGATAGTGATCTGAAAATTGCCTGTTATACCGATCACCAAATTTTTGAACGTTACCATAAATTTAGACTTAAAAGCGGTTTTTCTAAAAAACAAGCGATTACGCTTAAAGAACTAACCAATCTTGAAATTGGCGATTACGTTACCCACATGGATCATGGTATCGGCAAGTTTGGTGGACTCCAAAAAATTGATGTTGAGGGCAAAAAACAAGAAGCCATTAAATTGGTTTATGGTGATAGAGATGTGCTGTATATCAGCATTCATTCGTTGCATAAAATCAATAAGTTTAATGGTAAGGAAGGTAAAGCACCCAAAATATATAAGTTAGGCTCTGGTGCTTGGAAAAAACTCAAGCAGAAAACTAAAACCCGCGTTAAGCAAATTGCGTATGACCTTATTCAATTATACGCCAAACGAAAATTACAAAAAGGGTTTCAATCCAAACCCGATAGTTACATCCAATTAGAACTAGAATCGAGTTTTATGTATGAAGATACACCTGACCAATTAACGGCTACACAAGATGTAAAATCTGATATGGAAAGTAAACAACCAATGGATAGATTGGTATGTGGTGATGTTGGTTTTGGTAAAACGGAAGTCGCCATACGTGCGGCCTTTAAAGCAGTAGATAATGGTAAACAAGTCGCCGTTTTAGTACCCACAACCATTTTGGCATTCCAACATTTTAGGACCTTTACCGAACGGTTAATAGATTTTCCCGTGGTCATCGATTATATGAACCGCTTTAGAACCACCAAACAACGGAACGAAATTATTAAAGGTTTGGAAGCTGGTAAAATAGACATCGTAATTGGCACGCACCAATTGGTCAATAAAAAGGTAAAATTCAACGATTTAGGTTTATTGATTGTTGATGAAGAACAAAAATTTGGTGTTGGCGTAAAAGATAAACTCAAAACTATAAAAGCAAATGTAGATACATTGACTTTGACCGCCACGCCTATTCCACGAACTTTGCAATTTTCGTTGATGGCGGCTCGCGATTTATCGGTTATTAGTACTCCGCCTCCCAACAGGCATCCTATAGAAACACATGTTATCCGCTTTAGTGAAGAAACTATTAGAGATGCCATTCAATATGAAATTTCTAGAGGCGGACAGGTATTTTTTATTCATAACCGAATTGAAAATATTAAAGAAGTGGCTGGGCTTATTCAGCGTTTGTTACCCGATGCAAAAGTTGCGATTGGTCACGGACAAATGGATGGTAAAAAATTAGAGCAATTGATGCTTTCCTTTATAAATAATGAGTTTGATGTATTGGTTTCTACCACCATTGTGGAAAGTGGATTAGACGTACCCAATGCGAATACCATCTTTATAAATAACGCTAATAATTTTGGCTTATCGGACTTACATCAAATGCGAGGTCGCGTGGGGCGATCTAATAAAAAAGCATTCTGTTATTTTATTACACCACCTTACCATATGATGACCGATGATGCCAGAAAACGAATTCAGGCCTTAGAGGTTTTTTCAGACCTAGGAAGCGGATTAAACATTGCCATGAAGGATTTGGAAATCCGTGGTGCAGGAGATTTATTAGGAGGTGAACAAAGTGGATTTATAAACGATATTGGTTTTGACACCTATCAAAAAATCTTAAACGAAGCCATTGAAGAACTTAAAGAAAATGAATTTAAGGAATTGTATAAAGACTCTTCCGATAAACCAAAAACATTTGTAAAAGACATCCAAATTGATACCGACTTTGAACTACTTTTCCCTGACGATTATATCAATTCCATTACCGAAAGGCTGAACTTGTATAAAGAGTTGAACGAACTGAAGACGGAAGAAGAATTAAAAACTTTTGAAAAACAGCTCATTGACCGTTTTGGCGAATTGCCAGTTCAAGCAGAAGATTTATTAAATAGTATTCGCGTTAAATGGTTGGCAAAAAATATTGGTTTTGAACGTCTTATTTTAAAGAAAGGAAAAATGATTGGTTATTTTATTTCTGACAACCAGTCTAGCTATTACCAAACAGAAACGTTCACTAAGGTGTTACAATTTGTACAGCAAAATACAGCTAGTTGCACCATGAAAGAAAAAGAAACCCGAAGTGGATTGCGTTTGTTGTTGACATTTCCTAAAATCAATTCCATTGAAAAGGCGTTGGAATCATTATCAAAAATATAA
- a CDS encoding S66 peptidase family protein, which yields MKTIMSKIFSIFFLFLMSITALAQNDSNRSLIKPPSLQKGDTVMILAPAGIVRDSTGVNNGITLLKKWGLNVKLGKNLFSQHFKFAGTDAERLADFQKALDDDNIKAIWCARGGYGAIRILDDLNFTKFKQSPKWIIGFSDITAFHNEVHNMGIETMHGIMPLTYKPDNKEQRYAIKSLKKAFFGKRVRYRVAESDYNREGNAEAVVVGGNLSLVYSMLGSKSQIDVSGKILYLEEVGEALYHIDRMLISLKRAGYFENCKGLIIGGMSGIKTEPSEFGMTYEEIILDAVKDYDFPVAFDFPAGHITDNRTLILGREIKMKVKGSKTVVKFER from the coding sequence ATGAAAACTATAATGAGTAAAATTTTTAGCATTTTTTTTCTTTTTTTGATGTCAATCACCGCATTAGCTCAGAACGATAGCAATAGATCATTGATTAAACCTCCAAGTCTGCAAAAAGGAGATACGGTGATGATTTTAGCACCAGCTGGAATAGTGAGAGATTCTACGGGCGTTAACAATGGAATAACCTTGCTAAAAAAATGGGGATTAAATGTGAAATTGGGAAAAAATTTATTCAGCCAACATTTCAAGTTTGCAGGGACAGATGCCGAACGTTTAGCAGATTTTCAAAAAGCTTTGGATGATGATAATATAAAAGCCATTTGGTGTGCAAGGGGTGGATATGGAGCAATCAGAATTTTAGATGACCTTAATTTTACTAAGTTTAAGCAAAGCCCAAAATGGATTATTGGTTTTTCGGATATTACTGCTTTTCATAACGAAGTCCATAATATGGGTATTGAAACCATGCATGGTATAATGCCTTTGACTTATAAACCAGATAATAAAGAACAGAGATACGCCATAAAATCATTAAAAAAAGCCTTTTTTGGAAAGCGAGTAAGATACAGGGTTGCGGAGTCTGATTATAATCGAGAAGGGAATGCAGAAGCTGTTGTTGTTGGAGGAAATTTATCATTAGTATATAGTATGTTAGGATCTAAATCGCAAATTGATGTTAGCGGAAAGATCTTGTATTTAGAAGAGGTTGGCGAGGCATTATATCATATTGACAGAATGTTAATTAGCCTTAAAAGAGCTGGTTATTTTGAGAATTGCAAAGGTTTAATAATTGGTGGAATGTCGGGCATAAAAACGGAGCCTTCCGAATTTGGTATGACCTATGAAGAAATAATTTTAGATGCAGTTAAGGATTATGATTTTCCTGTAGCATTTGATTTCCCCGCTGGGCATATTACAGATAATAGAACATTGATTTTAGGAAGAGAGATTAAAATGAAAGTGAAAGGAAGTAAAACCGTGGTTAAGTTTGAACGATAG
- a CDS encoding aminotransferase class V-fold PLP-dependent enzyme — MLINQKDLFKLPETITYLNGAYMAPQLRSVEKTGHEAISKKCFPHEIGAADFFSGPEKLKKTFAKLIDAPDFNNTAIIPSASYGLANAANNVKLEAGDEIIIVDAQFPSNVYAWQKVAEQKKAKIKIISPPSEFKNRGQQWNKNILDAINSKTAVVTLGPTHWADGTLFYLKAIREKSKLNDAALIIDASQFIGAAPFSVKEIQPEAVITVGYKWLMGAYGLGMAYYSDAFNDGEPIENNWISRDKSEDFTQLVNYNEDYQPKAGRYNMGECSNFIQVAMLTESINQILKWQPKRIQNYCDVISKKHIEELRTLGCFIEDDPFRSKHLFGVYLPKHIDLQDLKPKFKEQQIYVSYRGDAIRVSPNVYNSEEDFKKFVSCF, encoded by the coding sequence ATGCTAATTAATCAAAAGGATTTATTCAAGCTTCCAGAAACTATTACCTATCTTAACGGAGCTTACATGGCACCACAATTGCGAAGTGTAGAAAAGACAGGACACGAAGCGATTTCTAAAAAATGTTTTCCACATGAAATTGGTGCTGCTGACTTTTTTAGTGGTCCAGAAAAATTAAAAAAGACATTTGCCAAACTAATTGATGCTCCTGATTTTAACAATACGGCTATAATTCCTTCTGCCTCATATGGCTTAGCCAATGCTGCCAATAATGTAAAACTGGAGGCTGGAGATGAAATTATTATTGTAGATGCACAATTTCCAAGTAATGTGTATGCTTGGCAGAAAGTTGCGGAACAGAAAAAAGCTAAAATCAAGATTATTTCACCTCCTTCAGAATTTAAAAATCGAGGGCAACAATGGAACAAAAACATTTTAGACGCGATTAATAGTAAAACTGCTGTAGTAACTTTAGGTCCTACACACTGGGCAGATGGCACTTTATTTTATTTAAAAGCGATAAGAGAAAAATCGAAACTTAATGATGCTGCGTTGATTATTGATGCCTCCCAATTTATTGGTGCCGCTCCCTTTTCAGTTAAAGAAATTCAACCTGAAGCGGTAATCACCGTTGGATATAAATGGTTAATGGGTGCATATGGATTGGGAATGGCATATTATTCTGATGCTTTTAACGATGGCGAACCCATAGAAAATAACTGGATCAGCAGAGACAAAAGTGAAGATTTTACCCAGTTGGTAAATTATAATGAAGACTATCAACCCAAAGCAGGTCGATATAATATGGGTGAGTGCAGTAATTTTATTCAAGTAGCTATGCTAACTGAAAGTATTAATCAGATATTAAAATGGCAACCAAAGCGTATTCAAAATTATTGTGATGTCATTTCTAAAAAACATATTGAAGAACTGCGAACTCTAGGTTGTTTTATTGAAGATGATCCGTTCAGAAGCAAACATTTATTTGGTGTATATTTACCAAAACATATTGATTTACAAGACTTAAAACCCAAGTTTAAAGAACAACAAATTTATGTTTCTTATCGTGGAGATGCCATTAGAGTTTCTCCAAATGTTTATAATTCTGAAGAAGATTTTAAGAAGTTTGTAAGTTGCTTTTAA
- a CDS encoding TerB family tellurite resistance protein — MSISNLYSSEAHKNNLSHFANIVKLALADEKLDDSEKELLNKLAKRFQIGEEKFQDILNNADNYTIRPPNSYDERIERLFKLTQMIFADDEVTGSEMIVLRRVAIGLGFSTTNAEKICDEAVHLVLNENDLEEFTEAIKNVNKSE; from the coding sequence ATGTCGATATCAAATTTATACTCTAGTGAAGCTCATAAAAACAACCTAAGTCATTTTGCAAATATTGTTAAATTGGCCTTAGCAGATGAAAAATTAGATGATTCAGAAAAGGAGTTACTAAATAAATTAGCAAAAAGATTTCAAATAGGAGAAGAGAAATTTCAAGATATTTTAAATAATGCTGACAACTATACTATTCGCCCTCCTAATAGTTATGATGAGCGGATCGAACGCTTATTTAAATTAACTCAAATGATTTTTGCTGACGATGAAGTTACAGGTTCTGAAATGATTGTATTGCGTCGTGTGGCCATTGGTTTAGGATTTTCAACAACTAATGCAGAGAAAATTTGTGATGAAGCGGTACATTTAGTGCTTAACGAAAATGATTTGGAAGAATTTACAGAAGCTATTAAAAACGTAAATAAAAGCGAGTAG